Genomic window (Chondrocystis sp. NIES-4102):
TGTTTTCCTTGAGTATTATTCATATTTAAAGATTTCAAGATAAATACTTAGATATTGTTGTTGATAAATTTGCCCGAAGAGCTAATGTTTTTAGAAAAGCAAAACTAATTTGTCAGCAATTATATATCAATATTAACTTTTGTAAATTAAGATTTGCCTTGCCGATTGAGAAATTGCTAATACATATATCTTTGCTCTTGTCAATCTTATTAATAACTCTTAGTTACAGATCAAGATGTAACAATCAAAACAAAACGTTAGTGAATATATTCAGTTACTCACAATGGAATTATTATTACGTCTGATAAATTGGGGATAAAGATCTTGGAATGGGGGAATATATTTAGCTTCATGCCAAACAACCAAACAGGGTTTAGCTACAATTTCCAAAAAAGGTAGATCATCTGGGGAATCTGTAATCAAAATCGCTGCTGCAAGTGTAGAATCTGATAAAGCTTGGCGACTCATTAACAGTTTACCCTTACTGCGATCAAAAGCTCCTTGCCAAAAACGACATCCAATTAGGGAATTATGCTGTAAAGGTAAATGTTGCAGGATGGGCATAATAATAAAGTTAAAACCCAAACTGGCGACAACAATATTAGATGAAGGATGATCTTTTACTGCGTTAATTAATTCCAAATTGCCATAATCCTTAGCAAGTTGTGGGGCTTTTGCTCGCCAAAAGAATAAACTCCAGGGTAGTAGGATAGTGGGAATGATAACTAAAAACCAATCCTTAACTTGATTACCTTTAAAAGGTGGTGGTAGCCAATTCCAAGGTCTAATTATTTTTAAGCAAATTACTAATAACAGTCCAATCAAACGAGGACGCAAACTATTGAGATATTCGGCGGTAGAATTACGCAAAAAAACTGTTTCGTCGAAATCTAAAATTATGGGGGTATCTGGTGTCGCTTCTTTGAGTTTATCTAAGGCTTGTTGCTGGGAAATTATTGTAATTTTATTACCCTGATTTTCTTTCATGAGCCAAAATATGAATACTCTTAAATTAGATAGTTTGTAATATGTATCAACCAGAAGATAATTTTGATGTTACTCGCTCTCAAGATCCCAAACCTGAGAACAAATTAGAGCAAATTGATGCTAAATTATCCCCTGAAAATGTAGCTATACGCAAAAAACAGCTTGAAAAAATATTTTTAAAATTAATTGCCTTGGGTTTAGCGATCGGTGCAATACTGGGAGTAGGCACATATTACTTATTCAACAAATTGGGCTTGAATAAAAAACCTGATCAGATAGAGCAGGAAAAACTAGAAAAACAAGCTCCTATGGAAGAAATCAGCCTTTTTTCGCTAAAATCTTCACCTCAAAAAATATCTGACCAGAAAAAATAATTTGTAATTCTAGCCGTACTAGATTAGTTTAGGGCAATTCGGGTGATTATCAGGTCGTAGTCAGGAGACAGGAGCGATTAGCGCGCAGAAAAGGGGGTGCGGAAGGCACGCTTTCAGCAGACATAACGAAGGCGACCTCGATCTGCTGCCCAGTTCCCCTCGTATTGGACTGCATCAAGAAGTCAGGAGTCAGTATTATTTGAAAGCTAAGAGCTAAAAATATCCCGTGAGTTATCTAGTATGACTAAAACTGCGATCGCTCAATAAAATAAAAGGCGATCGCTCTGTCTTGATATCTAAAGATAGCAAATTATTGATTCAAAACAGTCACAGATACTGGAGCAACACCTGAATCTATCATATCTATAGAATTAGCTGCTGCTGCGGAAAGATCAATAACTCTACCTGCTGCATAAGGACCGCGATCGTTAATTCTGACAATTACAGACCGACCATTATTAAGATTAGTTACTTTTACTTCTGTCCCAAATCCTAAATAGGGATGTGCAGCAGTTAAATCATTCTGATTATACACTTCACCACTGGCTGTTGTTTGCCCATTAAATCCAGGGCCGTACCAAGATGCTTGACCTTGAAAAGAACTAGCAATTAAAGTTTGTTGACGGATGGGGATAGTTTGTTTAATTGCTGCTGAATTAATTTGATTTTTTGCTCTCTTGGTTTGAGGAGGATGATGACGAGATGCTAAAAAATTAATTTCCAAAGGATAAATCGGATTTTTGGGGGTAGCTAACTTGACTTTTCGTATAGGTTTAAGATTTTTGCGATTTGGTAATGCTTGAGCTACATTCGGAAGGCAGCTTATTTTTAAAAGACCTAAAAGGGCTGCTACAGCTAGCATTTTATTATTTTTGAGATGATTAATGATCATATTGTGTTCATTTGCGATGTTTAATTAAAGCAAAGAGTCAAGCATAATTTACATTTGTTTTGATCCATACTAAGAATGATTAAAACGTCTGCAAATTGTACAAATACCCAAATTAGACTTAAAGAATTAATAAATCAAATCAAAATTTGGCTGATGACACTTTTCATTGCTTAAAAATCAGTAAAATAACCAAGGAACTATAATGAATTTTTAACCAAGCTCAAAACTTGGTAATTCTAAGGTCAGTACCTTAGCAAGAAAATGTATAGCTCACGGTTAAGAGTAAATTAGGTTAAATAAAACAAGTTTCCCACCTCCTTATTTCGTACTACATTTAGTAGTTACTTTTGTTTAGGCAAGAATACTTATGGACTATAAAGAAGCAGGCGTTGATGTAGAAGCAGGACGCTCATTTGTAAATCAAATCCGTCAAGATGTTGAGAGTACTAAAAGATCGGAAGTTTTAGGGGGTTTAGGGGGATTCGGTGGCTATTTTCAAATGCCCTCTGGTTATCTCGAACCTGTACTAGTTTCTGGTACAGATGGAGTGGGTACAAAATTAAAACTTGCCCAACAACTTGAACGTCACGATACAGTAGGGATAGATTTAGTGGCGATGTGTGTCAACGATATCTTAACCTCTGGTGCGCAGCCACTGTTTTTTTTAGACTATTTAGCAACAGGTAAACTTAACTCCCAACAATTAGCCGAAGTAGTTAAAGGTATTGCCCAAGGTTGTCGTTTAAGTGGTTGCTCCCTTTTAGGAGGCGAAACAGCAGAAATGCCTGGTTTTTATCAGCTAGGGGAATATGATTTAGCTGGCTTTTGTGTAGGGGTGGTGGAGAAAAGTAAGCTTCTCGATGGCTCTTTGGTAGAGGTTGGGGATGTTGCTATTGGACTTGCTAGTGCAGGAGTTCATAGTAACGGTTTTAGTTTAGTTCGTAAAATTTTACAAACAGGTGATTGGTCGTTATCTGAATCTTTAGAGATTTTAAATGGAAAAAGCTTAGGGGAAGAATTAATTACCCCAACGCAAATATACGTCAAACCTATTTTAGAATTTTTAGCTACAGGGGCAGAAGTACATAGCATGGCGCATATTACTGGT
Coding sequences:
- a CDS encoding phosphoribosylformylglycinamidine cyclo-ligase translates to MDYKEAGVDVEAGRSFVNQIRQDVESTKRSEVLGGLGGFGGYFQMPSGYLEPVLVSGTDGVGTKLKLAQQLERHDTVGIDLVAMCVNDILTSGAQPLFFLDYLATGKLNSQQLAEVVKGIAQGCRLSGCSLLGGETAEMPGFYQLGEYDLAGFCVGVVEKSKLLDGSLVEVGDVAIGLASAGVHSNGFSLVRKILQTGDWSLSESLEILNGKSLGEELITPTQIYVKPILEFLATGAEVHSMAHITGGGLPENLPRCLNQQQGIEVRLGSWTIPPIFDWLAQAGNVLEDAMFNTFNMGIGFVVIVPPTQVNASLNWFKSHDLAAFEIGKVVTGDGQLTFV